A section of the Planctomycetota bacterium genome encodes:
- a CDS encoding sugar transferase, which yields MTQSLAPAPTPLAPPRPPATTVWGLDVHALHERFWASRCVQVVRCAGGHVDRGPQLYLLTDPHTLAIFDPAGLLDQLRWLKPRCVRVRLVDHHEQDYEERVLAEPNGDFLAIQRIYRARTRATRGVWLTEDRRVAERWAAAPSRDAATRELKATHPRGTVFPWRQPGIVCDADTEQDRFRTAVLGRWKDPRSVVDTVYCYEPGVWLHETVRPPPSVRFIPPVWAGAGVRFSPGQLVVGPAVLADAASAPVTPSDVDWHDVQARPSLVNPGAVTRLAQQRKRIFDVAFSATALALTLPLYPPILLAILLEDGRPFFFAHRRQTIGGREFPCLKFRTMVRNAERIKADLVAANLSDGAHFYIKNDPRVTRVGRILRKFHLDELPQFWNVLAGHMSVVGPRPSPDKENQFCPAWREARLSVRPGVTGLWQVRRTRAPATDFQEWVRYDLEYVQRQSFMLDLRIIADTVRQILHL from the coding sequence GCGGTTCTGGGCCTCACGGTGCGTGCAGGTCGTCCGGTGCGCCGGAGGCCATGTCGACCGCGGGCCGCAGCTCTACCTCCTCACCGATCCGCACACGCTCGCGATCTTCGACCCCGCGGGCCTGCTCGACCAGCTCCGCTGGCTCAAGCCGCGCTGCGTGCGCGTCCGCCTGGTCGATCATCACGAGCAGGACTACGAGGAACGCGTGCTCGCCGAGCCCAACGGCGACTTCCTCGCCATCCAGCGCATCTACCGCGCCCGCACGCGCGCCACCAGAGGCGTCTGGCTGACCGAAGACCGGCGCGTCGCCGAGCGCTGGGCCGCCGCGCCCTCCCGCGACGCCGCCACCCGCGAACTGAAGGCGACCCACCCCCGCGGCACGGTCTTCCCGTGGCGCCAGCCCGGCATCGTCTGCGACGCCGACACCGAGCAGGACCGCTTCCGCACCGCCGTGCTGGGTCGCTGGAAGGACCCGCGCAGCGTCGTCGACACCGTCTACTGCTACGAGCCGGGCGTCTGGCTGCACGAGACGGTGCGCCCCCCGCCGAGCGTGCGGTTCATCCCGCCCGTGTGGGCCGGCGCGGGCGTCCGCTTCAGCCCCGGGCAACTCGTCGTCGGTCCCGCCGTGCTCGCCGACGCCGCGTCGGCGCCCGTCACACCGTCCGACGTCGATTGGCACGACGTGCAGGCCCGCCCCTCGCTCGTGAACCCCGGCGCCGTCACCCGCCTCGCGCAGCAGCGCAAGCGCATCTTCGACGTCGCGTTCAGCGCCACCGCGCTCGCCCTCACGCTCCCGCTCTATCCCCCGATCCTCCTGGCCATTCTGCTCGAGGACGGGCGCCCGTTCTTCTTCGCGCACCGCCGCCAGACCATCGGCGGACGCGAGTTCCCCTGCCTGAAGTTCCGCACCATGGTCCGCAACGCCGAGCGCATCAAGGCGGACCTCGTCGCCGCCAATCTCTCCGACGGCGCGCACTTCTACATCAAGAACGACCCCCGCGTGACGCGCGTCGGGCGCATCCTGCGCAAGTTCCACCTCGACGAACTCCCGCAGTTCTGGAACGTCCTCGCCGGGCACATGAGCGTCGTGGGCCCCCGCCCCAGCCCCGACAAGGAAAACCAGTTCTGCCCCGCCTGGCGCGAGGCGCGCCTGAGCGTCCGCCCCGGCGTCACAGGCCTCTGGCAGGTCCGGCGCACACGCGCCCCCGCAACCGACTTCCAGGAATGGGTACGCTACGACCTGGAGTACGTCCAACGCCAGAGCTTCATGCTCGACCTTCGCATTATCGCCGACACGGTGCGACAGATCCTGCACCTCTAA